TAGGGCTGTGGGGGCTGGCCAGGCTGCACTGAGCGGGGGCTGGGCTGGAGGTCGGCAACCCAGTTGGAGGCTGCAGCGCAAGGTCAGGATCTACAACAGAGTTTAAATGGCAGGCTGGAAACAGTCCACAGAGGCAGAGTGGTcggtgcattttttaaaaatccttattttaataaataaataaataaataaataaataaataaaaataaacaaaaataaataaatataaataaataaatataaataaataaataaaaataaacaaaaataaataaataaatataaatataagtaaataaatataagtaaatataaataaatataagtaaataaatataaataaatataaataaataaatataagtaaataaaaataaataaaaataaataaatataaataaatataaataaatataagtaaatataaataaatataaataaatataaataaatataaataaatataagtaaatataagtaaatataaataaatataaataaatataaataaataaataaatataaatataaataaataaataaagtaataaagtaataaataaagtaataaaaagtcCTTATTTTCCAAACAGGGTCCTAGGATGCTTTCCTCAAACAGGGAAGACAAGAGTACAGCTCGGTGGAGGAGCACAGAGGGGAGCGTGTTTCGTGGGACGACCCAGGGCCCTCCAtcctgccctcagcccctcccGGGCGGGCCCCGGGCGCCCAGTCCTGCTGAGAAGCAGCGGGTCCCGAGCCAGCACACCGCCGGCAACGACGGCCCCTGAACCCACGTTAATCGTGATCATTACGAGGACGACTAACAAACATCTGTCGGCTACACCCCGAATCGCGGGCACCACTACTTCACCCCTCCATATCCTCAGGCCTCCGCCACGATGAGAAGCTTGTCGGCAGCGAGGGGTCCTGTCTGGAGGTTGGGCTCGGCCGTGGGGCTGCGGGTCAGCCCCCAAGGGATCCTTCCCTGCGGGGCGTCAGGTGTTTGTTTTACCCCTCGGAGCCCCCGTAGTCTCCTTAGGGCGACTGCAGTAGTACAGCTGCACCTCCTAACCGCGTTGGAAGAATCCACGGAGTTGCCAGACATAAAGGGCGCAGAAGACTTAGTGCCGAGGGCAGTGCCTGGACCAGCTCGCATCGATCCTATTGTGCAAGGGCAGGATCTCGCACTAGGCCACGGCCAGCCACTAGAAGAGCCGGGATTGGGGGCCAAGCGTGTGACACTCAGCCAGCACGCTAGCAGGCGGGCCATTCGCCCGAGACAGTCCTGGCTTTTGCCTGTCATCTGAGGATCCAGTTTGGCACGTGCCCGGAACCGGCGTTCCGGTTTGGTTGATAAATTATAGAAACTGCTTACACTCAGATGTATATAAAGCTCAAATTTATTAACACAAATGTGTTTCGTCACTCGTAAGCCATCGGGGCACAGGTATACACCCCAAGCTCCTTCTTCCCAGCCATGGGCTAGACTAAGCCCCACATTCTTGCAGCAAATGTGTACTGAGTGCTGTGAGCCAGACTGGGGATCCTGGAACAGGGGATTGAGGGGGGGTGGGATGAGCGGACAGGAGTGTGTGCCACTGCCATGACACCAGGAAAACACAGCCCCGAAGATAATGCAGACTCGGGACCCGGGCTGTGGGTGTGTGGGGCTGTGAGCTCGGGCAGAGCGCtgaactgaaccatccaggcctcTGCTTGCTGGCCCATAAAATGGGAGGACGGAGAGAACTGTCAGGCCACCAGCTCTGAGGCTTCCTCTCCCTTAATGCTCAATGACTTTGCTGGAGCCCACCTGGAGGGACCCAAAGAACCATGAGCATGGGAGGTGGCATTTCAGCCAGGCCACAAAGGGTGAGCCCGCTTTTAGTAAACAGGGCATGGGCCCCTGTAAGTGAAAAATCCTATTTGCATAGGTCCTTGGGAGTGAAAGTCCCCGCCCGCTGGAAGAAAGACTGGAGGGGTAGACTAGGGACgcagtggaggagggagggtcACGGCGCCTCGAATGCCCCCCTCGAATGAGGCTCATCCTTGGAAGGTGGTCTCACCCTTGAGGATGCTCCTCTTTAGCACCTTGCTCAAGCCAACTGTGCAAACGGTTTCTGGGGAGCACAAACACGCTTGCGGAAACCCGCGCGCACCTCAGAGAGCACCCTTCTTCCCCACCTAACTTCTCTTCCTGGCAGTAACTAACTGCTTGACCGCGTGTTCTAGATTTCTTTGTTAgttgcttatttttattctccCCACGGACAGTAAGTTCTATGAGAACAGAGtctgggggcacccggggggctcagtggttgagcgtcaggcttcggctcaggttgtgatcctggagacccaggatcgagccccacatcgggctccctgcagggagcctgcttctccctctgcctgtgtctctgcctctctctgtgtctctcatgaatcgataaataaaatcttaaaaaaaaaataaaatagggatccctgggtggcgcagcggtttggcgtctgcctttggcccagggcacgatcctggagacccgggatcgaatcccacatcgggctcccggtgcatggagcctgcttctccctctgcctgtgtctctgcctctctctctctctgtgactatcataaataaaaatttaaaataaataaataaataaaataaaataaaataaaataaaataaaataaaatagcagagtCTGTGCCTGTTTGTTTTCTCCACTATTCCCAGTGTCTGAACAACCGAAGACTGGTTCGCTGCGCTCCTACTGTATACACGCAGCAGGTACGGACACATCCATAAGCATATGTGCATGTTGGCCTACAACTCTGGGGTGGAAAAGAATTGGCTGGAAGAAGAGAGCAGGGGCCCTTGTGGGGCAGCAGGGTGACGGTGGGTTggcaggagagtggggagggaaggaaaaagggcAGCCGACCGCCCTGGAAATAGTGTGGGACTGTGGGCACTTCGGGGACCCAAAGGGAGGAGACACACCGAAGCTCCCACGCGTGGCCGGGATCCCCTCTCACTGCCACGCGAGGATGCCCGCCTCACACTGCGTGGACTGGAAGCACGGGGCCTCCCAGAGGTGCCTCAGCAGCAAATCTCAGCTGCCCACCACCCTCACGGGCACCCACCAGGCCAGAGCCAGATGGCAGAGACCCGCGCCCGGGCCAGAGACCCGGAGGGAAGCAAGGATTAGATGGAGAAGGTGTAGAGGGGCACCGTGGCTGCCGACATCCGGGAAGCACACTGGACACCGGGAATCCCGGCACTGGTCGTTTATTGCAGGAGAAGCGGAGAAGTGGACATGACCCGAAGGGGCGCCCCTGGCTGCAGAGGCCCAGGAAAGACGGGGGGCAGAGGGGGTCACACCTGGGGGTGTGTTCTCTCTGCCCCGGAGGGCCACGGAGGTGATTGGCCTTCCTGGGTCTGAGCGGGCACCGCCACGGACCACGGGGCAGGGGATGGCGCGGGCAGGGTGGGGGCCCGGacgggctggggtgggggcgcaTGGCTCTGCGGCTTTGCACGCACAGGGCCCCCGCGGCCTGCCCCGCGCTTCACCTCGAGGCCTTCCTGGCTGCGCAGCTGCCGCCTGAGCCCTTGGGCCCGGGATCCTTGAACTCGCTGCCGCAGCCGCCTTTGGTCTTGACATCCACGGCCGCAGGTTTGAAGCTGAAACTGCTCGAGGCGCCAAAGCCCACGCTGAAGCCGGCGCCTCCTGCCCCCGCGCCAGTGTTGCTGATGACAGCTGGGACGGCGGGAGAAGACAGGACGGGGCTGCGGGCCTTCCGGGGCATCGGGGCCCCTCCCTCGATCGCCCCCTCCCCGTGGGGACCGATTCCCTCCAGTGGGTACTTGCAGTGTGCTAAGAGGTTGCGGGCAGCACCCGGCCTTTCTCAGGTACTTGGCCACATGCACCTGACCCCTTGCCTGAGTCTGCGTCCCTCCACCTGCATCAGGCTTTGAGCCTCCACGAGCTCTTGGTGAACTTCCCCCGCGGGACAAAGGTCCTTGAGGGAGGCCCGGGCGCTGCCCCCACGGAAGGGGCTTGGGCCTGGCCCGGCCTCTCCTggggcagcacccccaccccctgctccttctctagCTTTTCCATCTGCTTCCACCGTCAGGGCctcaggcccccccaccccaccgcaccccaGGCCCCCTCACTGCGACAGCTTTGTTTTGGCTCAGCCCCAAGAGAAACACAACACGGCCAGTAAGCCCCATTCCCACAAGAGGCTTCTGGACCACACACCGTGGGGTTTCCTGTGCTTTTGTATTTCAccatattatttttctccatcacCGCTTCTCCCTGGGAACTAAAGCCGGCTCCCTCCCGGTGCCCCTGAGTCTCCCCTGAACCCTCTCTGGTCTCATGGCCTCGGAGGCTCAGACCGAGCGCAGACCCAGGCCCTGCAGGTACTTACAGATGCTCACGGAGCTGGGATGTTCACCAGACatcctggggagagagaggaggagcaggtaACCCCCCGTGAAGCAACGTCGCAGACGTGTGCCCCTGAGGACGTGCCCCGGGCACCGcacccagcctcccctcctcccacacccccTGCTGGGAAGGCTCGCTTCTCCATCCATCCGAGTGGCCCTGGGTCATCTGCTGGGTGGGGTCCTCATGTCCCTGCCGGCCTCTGCTATGCCAGTGGCCTCACGCAATTAAGAGGAACGAGCTCACCTGCTGGCCAGGCCCCAGGCTTTGCCAGAATGAGCTCCACTTGGCCGGCTGGTCTCCTGGAAACCACCTTGCCCCTCCCCGCCAACACCATCAAGCACGCAACTCAAAAGCCTCCAACAGGGAGGCTCTGTTTTCCAGAAGCTGCTGAGGTTAATctttcctctcccacctcctcgGTGGGATTTACACAACTCAGTCCTTCCTGCCGTCTAACTTTGGTCTTCACTGTTGCACCGTATCAAACCTATTCCCTCTAAGGCTTTACCCAGTGGGACCTGACCGGACCAGACCGTTTGCCTTCAGTCCTCCTGCTAAAGCACAGAGAGAACCGCTCCAGATGGAGGAGACCTGCCCCCCCACCCGCGCCGCGCCCCCCACCTGCACTCCTCGCCCTCCAGCAGCTTGCGGTAGGTGGCGATCTCCATGTCCAGGGCCAGCTTCGTGCTCAGGAGCTCCTGGTACTCGCGCAGGAGCCGGGCCAGCTCCTCCTTGGCCTGGTGCAGGGCGGCCTCCAGCTCGTCCAGCTTGGCCCGGGCGTCCTTCAGGGCACAGTCGCCCCGCTGCTCGGCGTCAGCGATGGCCGTCTCCAGGTTGGCGCACTGAGGGGCAAATGCACGTTGAGTCCCAACGCAGTTCCGAGATCCTGCGCAGATGACCTCCTCTTATTTGGTCCTGACTGAGAGTAGATACTTTGAGGTCCTCCTACTTTCTCCACCTTTGGACGTCCCTAGAGGTGAACCCGTCCTTCTCCTCACTCCAGGCACAGTTCCCCTCCAGTCATGTACTGGTTGGTGCATGACGGTGGTGGCCTTCCCCGCCTTGGGAGGGACGAGGAGGACACCGAGAAGGTGAGCCTCCTGGGCACATGGCCCCGATCCTCTCCCTCCTGGTCGGCAACACTGGCTGCAAGATTCTAATgtcaccccgcccccccccccgccccccgagcaGTCTTGGGGCAGCTGGCTTAATCCTGTCCCACAGTGTAGAGGTCGTCTTGGGAAATCcttaaatcataaagaaaataaaaaaaagagagagagagagagagacggaggggGAACCAATAAAGCTCCTATTAATAAAATTTCTGTCCAGTAAACCTGCCGGGTTGAGTGTGGCCTCCAAAGTTCCACAGAGGATCATGCTACGGGGCAAGGCCCTCAAGAGGTACTTTTGTTAACAGCAGGTCTCACCAGCTCAGAGACACCTGCGTCAGGTGGGAAGGCCACTTGCAGTACAAAGCCACCTCTGTGCCGCGCCCACGGGAAAGCTGCCGGGGGTTCTTGAGTCTTTTACTCGTGGGTGTGCTTTCCCATCACCTGGCCCAGGTGCTAGTGGGATCTGAATATCTGGCGTCTCCTTTCCGCTGTGTCCCCTTCCCCTGGAGTCAAATCTGCTTCACCCCCAAGGAGAGCAGCTGATCCTGAGACCAGAGAGAATTCTAGGCTGCTGTTAGCCGATGCCACCGCCTCTGCCGGGCAGGCCCCCAGGCATGCAAACACCCGTAGTGTTCTGGAGGAGTGGCTCACAGGTCAGCAGAGACGCCTAGGACCCAGCTGCCGGGCCTCTGCAGACCATGTCCTGTCCTCATGACGGTGGAGGTCGAGTCGTTCGGGGGTGGCAATATACTCCGTGACCTGAGATCTATCAAACTGTGGTCTGCTCCTTTTCAGGGACTGAGGTCCTGCAGGGTGAGCTGGGGAGACTCCTGGGTCTTGTGAATGTGGCATGAGGGGAGAAGGCATGAAATCTGGGTGTCCCCGGATTAAACAATTATCACATGGATCCCGGGGTCATCAAATGCCAAAGGGTCTGCAGGTGAAACCATGGGCTTTTGGGTGGAAAGGCCAGAAGGCAGGAGAGCATCGTGGCCGACGGGCCCCAAGGGGACCAAGCACCGAGAGTGGCCCCCCACACGCTGGCTCCCCAGGAAGGAcaccttccctgacctccctggTGGCATCGTAATCGTGAAGTCACTTTCCAGTAATAAACTCATCCAACGGTGAACACGCGGCATTTTATCAGATAAAATATCATAATCAGGTCCTGAGGGCAGCCTCAAACACCTtgtggttttctttcatttatgcaGAACTTGATTAAATAAAAGCACCATGACTGCTTATTGGATGTGGCCTTTTCTCTTTCCACTGTCAGGAGCCTGGTGCCCGgaggagagggtgtgtgtgtgtgtgtgtgtgtgtgtgcgcgcgcgagCGTGCAGGGCTGTAGGGCCAGAAGGCCACTGGACTTGCCGAGGAAGCGCAGAACCTTTGTGCCAGGCTCCACAAACTGGGAAACCCACCAGTTTTCCTGCTTCAGAAACATGAGTTTGGCCCAAATAACGCACCCAGGGTCACAGGGTCACTCGGTGCCAGGCCACCCCACATGGCACAGCCACAGGGGAGGGCAAACACGGAGCGGAGCCCTGGGCCAAGCCTGGGTGCAAggctctctctcctccactcttCTAAATTCCACTGCTgggctctccttcctcccacaccGATTCAGGACGGGAACCTCAGAACAGCAGCCTCTACCCGCTGCATCGAGCCTCAACTCCACGGCCCGGCTTTGACGGCGCCCGTACTCAGCCCGTCCTACGGGGGGGTGTCCTACTGACCACCACCCCGCCCATCACGGAGCTTCTGCTCCCTGCACACATGCCACGCAGTGTCCTCCTGGGACCCACTGCCCCTGTCTGCTCCTGCACCGGGaacccttcccctctccttcccacccaccccatccccatcccaacTCCTGCAGGGACCCCCACTGGGGTCTTCATTCCGCTCTGGCCATCGGGGACTCCAACGGCTCTTAGGGGACATGCTGCACAGTGGGTGGGGTACTTCATCCTTCTATGTGGGTTCAGGCCATTCTCTCCTCACAGATTATCAATGCGCTAAGGAGGGACCGTGTCCCGTCCTTGTTCCGTATTTAGCCTCATACCTTTGGTGCTCAGCAAACCCTGCTAGCCGACTCATTTCATGGAACCCACCTGCTTCTTCACGTTCCCTATCTCGGAGCGGATCCTCTGGATTAGGCGGTTGAGCTCTGAGATCTCGGCCTTGGTGAGTTTGAGGTCATCCCCGTGCCGGCCCGCTGTGACCTGCAGCTCTTGGATCTGTGGTTGGGGGACGAGAGAAGAGGAGCACAGATCGGTTGGGAATTCATTCACCTCTTACGGGTGTCGAACATGGGGAAGGTGGGGGGCCATCTGCCGTTCTCGCTGCCTGAGCAgcaaagacacagggaggagagagggaggggagggaggatgcCCACTGCCCTTTCCTTCTGGACGGGAAGGCCCTGACCCAGCTCAGAAGGACCCTCAGGCCCACAAATGTGAAAGCCTTGATGGAGTTCGAATTTCCTGTCCTCATTTTGACACAGTGGGAAACACGAAGAAGAACCAAGATCGATGCATTGATTATCCACGGAAACAGTGTCCGCGTCTTCCCAGGGTTGTGGCTAGCGTGGCCTCTGCTATCAGCACGGACTACCGCGGGGCGAGAGCTAAGCCCATATATGCCCCCAACACATGTCAAGACTGTGGTTGACCTCCCTGGACCAGAAGGAGGCATTTCCACAAGGCCCAACTCCAAGACAAAGGAGGTCTTAACCCAGCCCGACACACGCACAAGCATACGCACGCACGCACGAGGAGAGAATGGCAGGGGCAGCCGCTGGACCTCGGCACACCCAGCACATGGCCCACCTTGGTCTGGTACAGCGCCTCGGCCTCGGCCTTGCTCTTCAGGGCGATCTCCTCGTACTGGGCACGGACCTCATCGATGATGCTGTCCAGGTCCAGGTCCCGGTTGTTGTCCATGGACAGGATGACGGAGGTGTCGCTGATGTGGGACTGCATCTGAGCGATCTCCTGGAGGACAGTTAGGGACGTGGAGCCAGTCAGGGACCTCTGCGAGGGGAGCACGTCTTCCCTCCCTGGCAGACGCCCCGCAGCCCTTCCTGGGTGTTTGAATTCCGCCTTCAGCAGAGCCCAGGTGCACCAGTCATGCTGGGGGGAGGTGATGGCACTGGGCTGGGACTGCCCTCTCCGTCATGCACCAGGACTGCTCCCACCCCTGCCACGCTCACAGCAGCTGCCACCCTGAAGCCAGAGAGTCAAGCCTGAGCTCCCCGGGCGGCACGCAGAGCCCTCCGGGAGCTGCCAACAACCTTTCCTTCTGCAGCCCCCACACCTGACATGGCTCAGGCCACTCGTCCTGCTGCCTCAGGAGGAGATCTCCTAAgatcttcctcctccttccctggcaGCCCAAGCACAACTCACGACACCCCTCTCTGCTCTCCCAGGGCTCATCCATAGGTCGTTTCCCTGCCCGACGTGGCCTCCTGGGGGACAGAAACCATTCCCCCTCTATCAGGGCCTCCTCAAAGCCCACCTTATTCGTTCAGCAAATGTCAGCTGCACTGAGCTGCCAACCTTTGGTCTGTACGTCCACGCAGGCCGAGGGCCAGAAGCCTCTCGTGAGAGGAGCAGACCACACAGGAGAGCTCAGTGAAATCCTTACCCCTTCGTAGAGGCACTTGAAGAACTTGATCTCATCTGTCAGGGAGTCCACCTTGGCCTGGAGCTCCACCTTGTTCATGTAGGCGGCGTCCACATCCTGGGGGACACGGAGAAGAGCCCGCTGCCTTCTCCCGCCTGCCCACCCGCCCTGCCACAAGGAGCCTCGGGTTCCCTactctccccactgcccctgccccatgCCTCACAAGGGGTGGCAGGTTGCTGACACCTGCTGACACCATAACCTGCTGGCAGGTTGCAAACCACGCACTGTGCAGGGCAGTGGCCACACCAGCAGTGTGGCGAATGTCCGGGTTCTAAGCAGGCAGATTCTGGGAACGGCCTGCCTCCCAGGCAAGAGGACTGAGACAGAGGAGCTAGGAAATTAGAGCCCAGTCAACCCTGCCCAAGGGACTGAGTGACCCACGGGATCCCCCTCCTCAGCCTACCACCCTCACTGAGTCACGGACTCAGAGAGCCCCCTGCTCCCCGTCTTACCTTCTTGAGCACCACGAACTCATTCTCAGCAGCTGTGCGTCTGTTGATCTCCACCTCGTACCTATGTCGGCAAAAGAAAGGAGGTGGGATAGTTATCCACTGGGATAATTCAGTTGTGCAAATGCTCACTTAGGAGTCAGTGCACCTCCGGGCCAAGAGCTGCATGGCGGCGGCCTACCAGCTGGGGTTCATGTGCCCCCGGGGCACGCACAAAAGGAGGCTTGCCAGGAACAGGTTCAAAGGAATCCATGCGCAGCTCCT
This genomic interval from Vulpes lagopus strain Blue_001 chromosome 21, ASM1834538v1, whole genome shotgun sequence contains the following:
- the LOC121479994 gene encoding keratin, type II cytoskeletal 72-like, with the protein product MSRPLHLRPAGERPAFSGCSAVLAGRGSASSASLRAGAKGTAAFGSRSLLSPGSGRRLALAPVTGRGGASTLGHCSGSGGGRLGGFVGTVFGSAGLGPVCPSVCPPGGIPQVTVNRSLLAPLNVELDPEIQKVRAQEREQIKALNNKFASFIDKVRFLEQQNQVLETKWNLLQQLDLNNCRKNLEPIYEGYISNLRKQLETQTGDRVRLDSELRSMQDLVEDYKKRYEVEINRRTAAENEFVVLKKDVDAAYMNKVELQAKVDSLTDEIKFFKCLYEGEIAQMQSHISDTSVILSMDNNRDLDLDSIIDEVRAQYEEIALKSKAEAEALYQTKIQELQVTAGRHGDDLKLTKAEISELNRLIQRIRSEIGNVKKQCANLETAIADAEQRGDCALKDARAKLDELEAALHQAKEELARLLREYQELLSTKLALDMEIATYRKLLEGEECRMSGEHPSSVSISVISNTGAGAGGAGFSVGFGASSSFSFKPAAVDVKTKGGCGSEFKDPGPKGSGGSCAARKASR